A single window of Bordetella genomosp. 11 DNA harbors:
- a CDS encoding maltotransferase domain-containing protein codes for MRIYYVHPVLAGPLSNHADGRWPAICARAKALGFDTLMVAPLWLPDPAGNPYVPADPGRLNPALGDLALDEALATLSSLCGKYRLALMVDIVLDRVAAHGAMAQAHPDWYAAPEGVDAVLDPRKPLEERHALPLRRDGGRAPDGLVADWIERLGLWLQNGVAGFRCMSPQHLDAAEWRDLMDGLRAVRPDCRFLAWTPGLGPAQLAALEGVGFDAVFSSLPWWDYRAPWLVEEYARLRKVAPVIAAAEAPYAKRVAAWRDNDAGRYLNAARAIWTAAVVGDSGIFVPMGFEDGAVEPIEYHGGEGKPQDWYGSTPPSGDAAPRRPARKRDGEAQEMEPIHPPLHGDVARANQWLARTAEAVGTLHSLLGPLSPVTALFRGDGRPYALTGNGRTPARLVVLNPDDHRDAAIDWETLGGRLPDNYARLDTWEADQPARELPDRLGPGAIVQLGASRLPPVRVPASDEGRTSVTAAMRAPRVVIERVSPSVDDGAFPVKRVVDEPVQVEADVFMDGHEHIAVALLWKAADEREWQREPMALLNNDRWQGRFVPRRNGRHYFAIQAWADTWHSFTEGYAKKHQAGVDLALETAEGRQAIAAALERLPADAPAAAVLQHALRVLGHEPEQNKPRRSRRKTDAPPPEVFASPTPEQVAVLLADETTQAMRQADARPFEYTTPVEYGVTVDRLAARFSSWYEIFPRSQTDDPQRHGTFNDVIRELPRIRAMGFDTLYFPPIHPIGRRNRKGRNNSLHPEPGDPGSPYAIGAPEGGHDAVHPQLGTLDDFKRLVEAAHRHELEIALDFAIQCSPDHPWLKEHPEWFDWRPDGSLKYAENPPKKYEDIVNVDFYGQQPGASRQAPLWRALRDVVLFWVAQGVRVFRVDNPHTKPLTFWQWMIADVQSRHPETIFLSEAFTRPKMMYRLAKVGFTQSYTYFTWRETKQELTEYLTELNAPPPADFFRPHFFVNTPDINPRFLQTSGRAGFLIRAALAATLSGLWGVYNGFELCEATPVPGKEEYLDSEKYQIRIWDHQRPGNIVREITQLNEIRRANPALHSHLGLRFHTAYNDKVLFFSKATAERDNVLLVAISVDPFDAQTAQVEVPLWEFGLPDHGTLYADDLIDGSRQAWQGKQQTIHLHPGQPYRIWRVAGLA; via the coding sequence ATGCGCATCTATTACGTCCATCCCGTGCTCGCCGGCCCTCTGTCCAACCATGCCGACGGGCGCTGGCCGGCGATCTGCGCACGCGCCAAGGCGCTGGGCTTCGACACCTTGATGGTCGCCCCGCTCTGGCTGCCCGATCCCGCCGGCAATCCCTACGTGCCCGCCGACCCCGGACGGCTTAACCCGGCGCTGGGGGACCTGGCCCTGGACGAGGCCCTGGCGACCCTGTCCAGCCTGTGCGGCAAGTACCGGCTCGCCCTGATGGTCGATATCGTGCTGGACCGCGTGGCCGCGCATGGCGCGATGGCCCAGGCCCATCCGGATTGGTATGCCGCGCCGGAAGGCGTGGACGCGGTACTGGACCCGCGCAAGCCGCTGGAAGAGCGCCATGCCCTGCCCTTGCGCCGCGACGGCGGGCGGGCGCCGGACGGCTTGGTCGCGGACTGGATCGAACGCCTGGGCCTATGGCTGCAAAACGGCGTGGCGGGTTTCCGTTGCATGTCGCCGCAGCATTTGGACGCCGCGGAATGGCGCGATCTGATGGACGGACTGCGCGCGGTACGGCCGGACTGCCGCTTCCTGGCATGGACGCCGGGCCTGGGCCCCGCGCAGTTGGCCGCGCTGGAAGGCGTGGGCTTCGACGCGGTCTTCTCGTCGCTGCCATGGTGGGACTATCGCGCGCCATGGCTGGTGGAAGAGTATGCGCGCCTGCGCAAGGTCGCGCCGGTGATCGCGGCGGCTGAAGCGCCCTACGCCAAGCGTGTCGCCGCCTGGCGGGACAACGACGCGGGGCGCTACCTGAACGCCGCGCGCGCCATCTGGACGGCGGCGGTCGTCGGCGACAGCGGAATATTCGTGCCGATGGGGTTCGAGGACGGCGCCGTGGAACCGATCGAATACCACGGGGGCGAGGGCAAGCCCCAGGACTGGTATGGCAGCACTCCGCCTTCTGGCGACGCGGCGCCGCGCCGGCCTGCCAGGAAACGCGACGGCGAGGCGCAGGAAATGGAGCCGATCCATCCGCCCTTGCACGGCGATGTCGCGCGGGCGAACCAGTGGCTGGCGCGCACCGCGGAAGCGGTCGGGACGCTGCACAGCCTGCTGGGCCCGCTGTCGCCGGTAACGGCGCTGTTCCGGGGCGACGGCCGGCCGTACGCGCTGACCGGCAACGGACGTACCCCGGCGCGGCTGGTGGTGTTGAACCCGGACGACCACCGCGACGCGGCGATCGATTGGGAGACGCTGGGCGGCCGCCTGCCGGATAACTACGCCCGGCTGGATACCTGGGAAGCCGACCAGCCGGCGCGCGAACTGCCCGACCGCCTGGGGCCGGGCGCCATCGTGCAACTGGGCGCAAGCCGCCTTCCGCCGGTGCGCGTGCCGGCTTCCGACGAGGGCCGCACCTCCGTCACCGCGGCCATGCGCGCGCCGCGCGTGGTCATCGAGCGGGTGTCCCCCTCGGTGGATGACGGTGCGTTTCCGGTGAAGCGTGTGGTGGATGAACCCGTGCAGGTCGAGGCCGATGTCTTCATGGACGGCCACGAACACATCGCGGTGGCCCTGCTGTGGAAGGCCGCCGACGAACGGGAATGGCAACGCGAGCCGATGGCATTGCTGAACAACGACCGCTGGCAGGGACGCTTCGTGCCGCGCCGCAACGGCCGCCATTACTTCGCGATCCAGGCCTGGGCCGATACCTGGCATTCGTTCACCGAGGGCTACGCCAAGAAGCACCAGGCGGGCGTGGACCTGGCCCTGGAGACCGCCGAAGGCAGGCAGGCCATTGCCGCCGCGCTGGAACGGCTGCCTGCCGACGCCCCCGCGGCGGCGGTGCTGCAACATGCGCTGCGCGTTCTGGGCCACGAGCCCGAACAGAACAAGCCGCGTCGCAGCCGCCGCAAGACGGACGCGCCGCCGCCGGAGGTCTTCGCTTCGCCCACACCGGAGCAGGTCGCCGTGCTGCTGGCCGATGAAACCACGCAGGCCATGCGGCAGGCGGACGCCAGACCCTTCGAATACACCACGCCCGTCGAGTACGGCGTCACCGTGGACCGCCTGGCCGCCCGTTTCTCAAGCTGGTACGAGATTTTCCCGCGCTCGCAGACCGACGATCCGCAACGCCACGGCACCTTCAATGATGTCATCCGGGAATTGCCGCGGATACGGGCGATGGGCTTCGACACGCTGTACTTCCCCCCCATCCATCCCATCGGCCGCCGCAACCGCAAGGGGCGCAACAACTCCCTGCATCCGGAGCCCGGCGACCCCGGCAGCCCCTACGCCATCGGCGCCCCGGAAGGCGGCCACGATGCCGTGCATCCGCAACTGGGCACGCTGGACGACTTCAAGCGCCTGGTGGAGGCGGCGCACCGGCATGAACTGGAGATCGCGCTCGATTTCGCCATTCAATGCTCGCCCGACCACCCCTGGCTGAAGGAGCATCCGGAATGGTTCGACTGGCGCCCGGACGGCTCGTTGAAGTACGCCGAAAATCCGCCTAAAAAGTACGAGGACATCGTCAACGTGGATTTCTACGGACAGCAACCCGGCGCCTCGCGCCAGGCCCCGCTGTGGCGGGCGCTGCGCGATGTCGTGCTGTTCTGGGTAGCGCAGGGCGTCCGCGTATTCCGTGTCGATAATCCGCACACAAAGCCGCTGACCTTCTGGCAATGGATGATCGCGGACGTGCAAAGCCGCCACCCTGAAACCATCTTCCTGTCCGAGGCCTTTACCCGGCCGAAAATGATGTACAGGCTGGCCAAGGTGGGATTCACGCAGTCCTATACCTACTTCACGTGGCGCGAGACCAAACAGGAACTGACGGAGTACCTGACGGAACTGAACGCGCCGCCGCCGGCCGATTTCTTCAGGCCGCACTTTTTCGTGAACACGCCGGACATCAATCCGCGCTTCCTGCAGACGTCCGGGCGCGCGGGTTTCCTGATCCGCGCGGCCCTGGCCGCAACCTTGTCCGGGCTGTGGGGTGTCTATAACGGCTTCGAGCTTTGCGAGGCAACGCCGGTGCCCGGCAAGGAAGAGTACCTGGATTCGGAAAAATACCAGATCCGTATCTGGGACCACCAGCGGCCCGGCAATATCGTGCGCGAGATCACGCAGCTGAACGAGATACGGCGCGCCAACCCCGCGCTGCACAGCCATCTTGGATTGCGCTTCCATACGGCGTACAACGACAAGGTGCTGTTCTTCTCCAAGGCCACGGCGGAACGCGACAACGTACTGCTGGTCGCGATCAGCGTAGACCCTTTCGATGCGCAGACCGCGCAAGTGGAGGTGCCGCTATGGGAGTTCGGCCTGCCGGATCACGGCACGCTTTATGCCGACGATCTGATCGACGGTAGCCGCCAGGCGTGGCAAGGCAAGCAGCAAACCATCCATCTGCATCCGGGGCAGCCCTACCGGATCTGGCGGGTCGCGGGCTTGGCTTGA
- the glgB gene encoding 1,4-alpha-glucan branching protein GlgB, translating into MTPAFTFATPPDALQGDIDMLLTGRHVDPFGTLGAHPDGDSTVVRVFAPNARGVSLLPAGTDTAIEMQPIRDGFFMARAAGLPAGQPDAYRLRIDWGGSVQETEDPYAFGTLLGDLDLHLIREGRHESLADCLGSHILTEQGVQGVRFAVWAPNARRVSVVGDFNSWDGRRHPMRLRHSAGVWELFIPRLRAGERYKYEVVGVGGDVLPLKADPLARQTEMPPATASVVPPPGDFSWTDEEWMASRAARHAPDAPISVYEVHAGSWLPRDGAQDVSVWEQLGDRLVPYATDMGFTHLELMPIMEHPFGGSWGYQPLGVFAPTARYGTPADFARFVDRCHAAGLGVILDWVPAHFPTDTHGLAQFDGTALYEYSDPREGFHPDWNTLIYNLGRTEVRNFMVASALEWVRRYHVDALRVDAVASMLYRDYSREAGQWIPNRYGGRENLEAVEFLRDMNATVMRLCPGAITVAEESTAWPGVTARPEDGGLGFTYKWNMGWMHDTLRYLHHDPIHRRYHHHDMTFGMVYAYSERFILPLSHDEVVHGKGSLLNKMPGDRWQRFANLRAYYGFMWTHPGRKLLFMGGEIAQAREWDHDSSLDWPALDDTLHRGVQHLVRDLNRLYRDLPALHRHDTDPSGFDWVVGDDSANSVFAYLRKDGDRLVLAVSNMTPVPRHDYRIGVPRAGWWRERLNTDAADYGGSGVGNGGGRHTDEVGGHGQAQSLSLTLPPLATVIFELQG; encoded by the coding sequence ATGACGCCCGCCTTCACCTTCGCCACGCCTCCCGATGCCTTGCAAGGGGATATCGACATGCTGCTCACGGGGCGGCATGTCGACCCCTTCGGCACACTTGGCGCCCATCCGGATGGCGACAGCACGGTGGTCCGTGTGTTTGCGCCGAACGCGCGCGGTGTCTCGCTGCTGCCCGCCGGCACGGACACCGCCATCGAAATGCAGCCTATCCGCGATGGTTTTTTCATGGCCCGGGCCGCCGGGCTACCCGCCGGCCAGCCGGACGCCTACCGCTTGCGCATCGATTGGGGAGGCTCCGTGCAGGAAACGGAAGACCCCTACGCCTTCGGCACCTTGCTGGGCGACCTGGACCTGCACCTGATCCGCGAGGGCCGCCACGAATCGCTGGCCGACTGCCTGGGCTCGCACATCCTCACCGAGCAGGGCGTGCAAGGCGTGCGCTTCGCGGTGTGGGCACCGAACGCGCGCCGCGTATCGGTGGTGGGCGATTTCAATTCCTGGGACGGCCGGCGCCATCCCATGCGCCTGCGCCATAGCGCCGGTGTCTGGGAGCTGTTCATCCCCCGCCTGCGCGCCGGTGAACGCTACAAATATGAAGTCGTCGGCGTGGGCGGCGACGTCCTTCCGCTGAAGGCCGACCCCCTGGCGCGGCAGACGGAGATGCCGCCCGCGACGGCGTCCGTGGTTCCGCCGCCCGGAGACTTCTCATGGACCGACGAAGAATGGATGGCGAGCCGCGCCGCGCGCCATGCGCCGGACGCGCCGATCTCGGTCTACGAGGTGCATGCGGGATCCTGGCTGCCACGCGACGGCGCCCAGGATGTCAGCGTCTGGGAGCAATTGGGCGACAGGCTGGTGCCCTACGCGACCGATATGGGGTTCACGCACCTCGAACTGATGCCCATCATGGAGCATCCCTTCGGCGGATCCTGGGGCTACCAGCCGCTGGGCGTCTTCGCGCCCACGGCGCGCTATGGCACGCCGGCCGACTTCGCCCGCTTCGTCGACCGCTGCCACGCGGCCGGCCTGGGCGTGATCCTGGACTGGGTGCCGGCCCACTTCCCCACCGATACCCACGGCCTGGCGCAATTCGACGGCACGGCGCTCTACGAATACAGCGATCCCCGCGAGGGCTTCCATCCCGACTGGAACACGCTGATCTACAACCTGGGCCGCACGGAGGTCCGCAACTTCATGGTCGCCAGCGCGCTGGAATGGGTACGCCGCTACCATGTGGATGCCCTGCGCGTGGACGCGGTGGCTTCCATGCTGTACCGCGACTACAGTCGCGAAGCGGGCCAGTGGATACCGAATCGCTACGGCGGGCGCGAGAACCTGGAGGCCGTCGAGTTCCTGCGCGACATGAACGCCACCGTCATGCGGCTGTGTCCCGGCGCCATCACCGTGGCGGAGGAATCGACGGCCTGGCCCGGCGTCACCGCGCGCCCCGAAGACGGCGGCCTGGGCTTCACGTACAAGTGGAACATGGGGTGGATGCACGACACGCTGCGCTACCTGCACCATGACCCTATCCATCGCCGTTATCACCATCACGACATGACCTTCGGCATGGTCTACGCGTATTCGGAGCGCTTCATCCTGCCGCTGTCGCACGACGAGGTCGTGCACGGCAAGGGATCGCTGCTGAACAAAATGCCGGGCGACCGCTGGCAGCGCTTCGCCAACCTGCGTGCCTATTACGGTTTCATGTGGACCCATCCCGGCCGCAAGCTGCTGTTCATGGGCGGCGAAATCGCGCAGGCGCGGGAATGGGACCACGATTCCAGCCTCGATTGGCCCGCGCTGGACGACACGCTGCACCGTGGCGTCCAGCATCTGGTGCGCGACCTGAATCGTCTGTACCGGGACCTGCCCGCGCTGCACCGGCACGACACCGATCCCAGCGGCTTCGACTGGGTGGTGGGCGACGACAGCGCCAACAGCGTCTTTGCCTATCTGCGCAAGGATGGCGACCGGCTGGTGCTGGCCGTCAGCAACATGACGCCCGTGCCGCGCCATGACTATCGCATCGGCGTGCCGCGCGCGGGCTGGTGGCGCGAGCGGCTGAATACCGATGCGGCGGATTACGGTGGATCCGGCGTCGGCAACGGCGGCGGCCGGCATACCGACGAGGTCGGCGGACATGGGCAGGCGCAGTCGCTATCCCTGACGCTTCCGCCCCTGGCCACGGTGATATTCGAGCTGCAAGGATAG
- the treS gene encoding maltose alpha-D-glucosyltransferase, producing the protein MAENSTVNTPDRDDPLWYKDAVIYQLHLKSFFDANNDGIGDFAGLIEKLDYISQLGVNTIWLLPFYPSPRRDDGYDIADYRGVHPDYGTLPDVRKFIRAAHARGLRVITELVVNHTSDQHPWFQRARHAKPGSAARNYYVWSDNDQAYAGTRIIFLDTEKSNWTWDPVAGAYFWHRFYSHQPDLNYDNPHVLKEVLAVMRYWLEMGVDGLRLDAVPYLVEREGTNNENLPETHAVLKKIRAELDAEYPGRMLLAEANQWPEDAQEYFGNGDECHMSFHFPLMPRMYMAIAREDRFPITDIMRQTPDIPENCQWAIFLRNHDELTLEMVTSSERDYLWDVYAADRRARLNLGIRRRLAPLMERDRRRIELMNSLLFSMPGTPVIYYGDELGMGDNVHLGDRDGVRTPMQWSPDRNGGFSRADPERLPLPALMGPLYGYEAVNVEAQQRDPHSLLNWTRRMLATRRQTRAFGRGTLRFLFPGNRKILAYLREYEDTTILCVANLSRAPQPVELDLSSLNGRVPVELLGGTPFPAIGELPYLLTLPPYGFYWFELSAVASPPSWHATHPEQMPEYYTLVLRGRTGYDLTEGAVRSLRHDVLPLYLTRQRWFPKDRKVNFAQAAYAVQLKDTEYECFIAELEMDFDGKPARFLLPVALIWSETLPPMAQQYALARVRRAAEMGMLTDAYTLPSFIHALVRGMRQRLELPVMRANPPCVLHFKGEPGLDELDLPPDAEVTWFTGEQSNSSMTIGGVAMLKLIRHIVPGVHPEAEMTRRLTQAGYTNSAQLLGEIVRVNEDGTPHTLALMHAIINNQGDAWSWTLEYLKRTLEAAALTAESVEDYDEDLKGYTAFACAIGRRLGELHATLAQPTDDPAFEPQRASAADARRRAADVTAMLDRGLKLLTDNMGRLEAGCAEKARRLISQRDQLVDAVKTLAQHETGSLHIRIHGDFHLGQVLVAQSDAYIIDFEGEPARTLEERRAKSSASRDVAGLLRSFDYAAATVANGFGDVEAANVEVQPAETVLRHRRRDLIVRFREVANEAFLSAYREVARNAKPQWMDESQENPLIDLALIEKAAYEIAYEAAHRPDWVSIPLNGLAALADRLLSAETASGPANAE; encoded by the coding sequence ATGGCAGAAAACAGCACCGTCAACACCCCCGACCGCGACGATCCGCTCTGGTACAAGGACGCGGTGATCTATCAGCTGCACCTCAAGTCGTTCTTCGATGCCAACAACGATGGCATCGGCGACTTCGCCGGGCTGATCGAGAAGCTGGACTACATCTCGCAGCTGGGGGTCAACACCATCTGGTTGCTGCCTTTCTATCCTTCGCCGCGGCGCGACGATGGCTACGACATCGCCGACTATCGCGGCGTGCATCCCGACTACGGCACCCTGCCCGACGTGCGCAAGTTCATCCGGGCCGCGCATGCCCGCGGGCTGCGCGTCATCACGGAACTCGTGGTCAACCACACATCGGACCAGCATCCGTGGTTCCAGCGTGCGCGGCACGCCAAGCCGGGCTCGGCGGCGCGCAATTACTACGTATGGTCGGACAACGACCAGGCCTACGCCGGCACCCGCATCATTTTCCTGGACACGGAAAAGTCCAACTGGACCTGGGACCCGGTGGCGGGCGCGTATTTCTGGCATCGCTTCTATTCGCACCAGCCCGACCTGAACTACGACAATCCGCACGTCTTGAAGGAAGTCCTGGCGGTAATGCGCTATTGGCTGGAGATGGGCGTGGACGGGCTGCGCCTGGACGCGGTGCCGTACCTGGTGGAGCGCGAAGGCACCAACAACGAGAACCTGCCGGAAACGCACGCCGTCCTGAAAAAGATCCGCGCCGAGCTGGACGCGGAATACCCCGGCCGCATGCTGCTGGCCGAGGCCAACCAATGGCCGGAGGACGCGCAGGAATACTTCGGCAACGGCGACGAATGCCACATGTCGTTCCACTTCCCGCTGATGCCGCGCATGTACATGGCCATCGCGCGTGAAGACCGTTTCCCGATCACGGATATCATGCGGCAGACGCCGGACATACCGGAAAACTGCCAGTGGGCCATCTTCCTGCGCAATCACGACGAATTGACGCTGGAGATGGTCACCAGCAGCGAGCGCGATTACCTGTGGGACGTCTACGCGGCCGACCGGCGCGCGCGGCTGAACCTGGGCATCCGCCGCCGGCTGGCGCCGCTGATGGAGCGCGACCGCCGCCGCATCGAGCTGATGAACAGCCTGCTGTTCTCCATGCCCGGCACGCCGGTGATCTACTACGGCGACGAACTGGGCATGGGCGATAACGTGCATCTGGGCGACCGCGACGGCGTGCGCACGCCCATGCAATGGTCGCCGGACCGCAACGGCGGTTTTTCGCGGGCGGACCCCGAACGCCTGCCGCTGCCGGCCTTGATGGGCCCCTTGTACGGCTACGAAGCCGTCAACGTCGAGGCCCAGCAGCGCGACCCGCATTCGCTGTTGAACTGGACGCGCCGCATGCTGGCCACGCGGCGCCAGACCCGCGCCTTCGGCCGCGGCACGCTGCGTTTCCTGTTTCCCGGCAATCGCAAGATATTGGCCTATCTGCGCGAGTACGAGGACACCACCATCCTGTGCGTGGCCAACCTGTCGCGCGCGCCGCAGCCGGTGGAACTGGACCTGTCCAGCCTGAACGGCCGCGTACCGGTGGAGCTGCTGGGCGGCACGCCCTTCCCCGCCATCGGCGAACTGCCTTACCTGCTGACCCTGCCGCCCTATGGCTTTTACTGGTTCGAACTGAGCGCCGTGGCCTCGCCCCCGTCCTGGCACGCCACGCATCCCGAGCAAATGCCGGAGTACTACACCCTGGTCCTGCGCGGCCGCACCGGATACGACCTGACCGAAGGCGCGGTACGTTCGCTGCGGCACGACGTGCTGCCGCTGTACCTGACGCGCCAGCGCTGGTTCCCCAAGGATCGCAAGGTCAATTTCGCGCAGGCCGCCTACGCCGTCCAACTGAAGGACACGGAATACGAATGCTTCATCGCCGAACTGGAGATGGACTTCGACGGCAAGCCCGCCCGCTTCCTGCTGCCGGTGGCATTGATCTGGAGCGAGACGCTGCCGCCCATGGCCCAGCAATACGCGCTGGCGCGCGTGCGGCGCGCGGCGGAAATGGGCATGCTGACCGACGCCTATACGCTGCCCTCTTTCATCCACGCGCTGGTGCGCGGCATGCGGCAGCGGCTGGAACTGCCCGTGATGCGCGCCAATCCGCCCTGCGTACTGCACTTCAAGGGAGAGCCGGGGCTGGACGAGCTCGATCTGCCGCCCGACGCCGAGGTCACGTGGTTCACCGGGGAGCAATCGAACAGCTCCATGACCATCGGTGGCGTGGCCATGCTCAAGCTGATCCGCCACATCGTGCCGGGCGTGCATCCGGAAGCCGAGATGACACGCCGCCTGACGCAGGCGGGCTACACCAACAGCGCGCAGCTGCTCGGCGAAATCGTCCGGGTGAACGAGGACGGGACGCCGCACACCCTGGCGCTGATGCATGCCATCATCAACAACCAGGGCGATGCGTGGAGCTGGACGCTGGAATACCTGAAACGCACGCTCGAAGCAGCCGCCCTGACCGCCGAAAGCGTCGAGGACTACGACGAAGACCTGAAGGGCTATACCGCCTTTGCCTGCGCCATCGGCCGGCGACTGGGAGAGCTGCACGCGACCCTGGCCCAGCCCACCGACGATCCGGCCTTCGAGCCTCAGAGGGCTAGCGCCGCCGACGCGCGCCGCCGCGCTGCCGACGTCACCGCGATGCTGGATCGCGGGCTGAAGCTATTGACGGACAACATGGGCCGGCTGGAGGCCGGCTGCGCCGAGAAGGCACGGCGCCTGATCTCCCAGCGCGACCAGTTGGTGGACGCCGTCAAGACTTTGGCGCAGCACGAGACCGGCAGCCTGCACATCCGTATCCACGGCGATTTCCATCTGGGGCAGGTGCTGGTGGCGCAAAGCGACGCCTACATCATCGACTTCGAGGGCGAACCGGCGCGCACGCTGGAAGAGCGCCGCGCCAAGAGCAGCGCGTCGCGCGATGTCGCCGGGTTGCTGCGTTCCTTCGACTACGCCGCCGCGACGGTCGCCAACGGTTTCGGCGATGTGGAAGCCGCCAACGTGGAGGTACAGCCGGCCGAGACCGTGCTGCGCCACCGCCGCCGCGACCTGATCGTCCGCTTCCGCGAGGTGGCCAACGAAGCCTTCCTGTCTGCGTATCGCGAGGTCGCCCGCAATGCCAAGCCACAGTGGATGGATGAAAGCCAGGAGAACCCGCTGATCGACCTCGCCCTTATCGAGAAAGCCGCTTACGAAATCGCCTATGAGGCGGCCCATCGGCCGGACTGGGTCAGCATCCCGCTGAACGGGCTTGCCGCGCTGGCCGATCGCCTGCTGTCCGCCGAAACCGCCTCCGGGCCCGCCAATGCTGAATAG
- the glgA gene encoding glycogen synthase GlgA, with protein MVSLKILAVTSEAFPLAKTGGLGDAVSGMARALHESGTAITLMLPAYRGTIEKLTQVREIARLRRLPGGEARLLHGLCPALGGVPVLLLQNDKLYDRDALYVDTDGREYQDNAIRFAALAHAATRVAAGTTRIPRPDIVHAHDWHTALVPLLVREKNIDVRTVLTVHNMAFQGVYPMEMAGAIGLQPQHLNVEGVEYWGKISFMKAGIRYADRITTVSQTYAREILTERFGCGLEGVLATRLHDLLAVPNGIDPEEWNPAADPHLGGHTFSAGDMENKPRCKQRLQQHFGLTENPRAPVLVMGSRLTSQKMADLAVQALPRVLDDYPDLQVAVLGQGDKGIEAALRQLQRCYPGRCAARIGFDEATAHMLHAGGDMLLHGSRFEPFGLTPLYAMRYGTIPIGSRVGGMADTITDPGVRAGREAMRNATGVLFDGETVDAMVGAIYRAMCLYRRPQIWQAMRHRAMTADFSWERAVPGYDSLYRSLMPGEVPQQAAAPAQAARPSLLDQMTAAARPLVGSRTGKEPASGVLTAGAA; from the coding sequence ATCGTGTCGCTAAAAATCCTGGCTGTTACGTCGGAAGCGTTTCCCCTGGCAAAGACCGGGGGCCTGGGTGACGCCGTCAGCGGCATGGCGCGCGCCCTTCACGAAAGCGGCACGGCCATTACGCTGATGCTGCCCGCCTATCGCGGCACCATCGAAAAGCTGACCCAGGTGCGGGAAATCGCCCGCCTGCGCCGCCTGCCGGGCGGCGAGGCGCGCCTGCTGCACGGACTGTGCCCCGCGCTGGGCGGCGTTCCCGTCCTGCTGCTGCAAAACGACAAGCTGTACGACCGCGACGCGCTGTACGTCGACACGGATGGCCGCGAATACCAGGACAACGCCATCCGCTTCGCCGCGCTCGCCCACGCGGCGACCCGTGTCGCCGCAGGCACGACGCGCATTCCGCGCCCCGACATCGTGCATGCGCACGACTGGCACACCGCCTTGGTGCCATTGCTGGTGCGCGAGAAGAACATCGACGTGCGGACGGTGCTGACCGTGCACAATATGGCGTTCCAGGGCGTCTACCCCATGGAAATGGCCGGTGCCATCGGCCTGCAGCCGCAGCATCTGAACGTCGAGGGCGTCGAGTACTGGGGCAAGATCAGCTTCATGAAAGCCGGCATCCGTTATGCGGACCGCATCACTACCGTCAGCCAGACGTACGCGCGCGAAATCCTTACCGAACGCTTCGGCTGCGGCCTGGAAGGTGTGCTGGCGACACGCCTACACGACCTGCTGGCCGTACCCAACGGCATTGATCCGGAGGAATGGAACCCGGCGGCGGATCCGCACCTGGGCGGCCATACCTTCAGCGCCGGCGATATGGAGAACAAGCCGCGCTGCAAACAGCGCCTGCAGCAGCATTTCGGCCTGACCGAAAACCCGCGCGCGCCGGTGCTGGTCATGGGCAGCCGGCTGACCAGCCAGAAGATGGCCGATCTGGCCGTGCAGGCCCTGCCGCGGGTGCTGGACGACTACCCCGATTTGCAGGTGGCCGTGCTGGGCCAGGGCGACAAGGGGATCGAAGCCGCCTTGCGCCAACTGCAACGCTGCTATCCGGGCCGCTGCGCCGCCCGCATCGGCTTCGACGAGGCCACCGCCCATATGCTGCACGCGGGCGGCGACATGCTGCTGCACGGCAGCCGTTTCGAACCCTTCGGGCTGACGCCTTTGTATGCCATGCGCTACGGCACCATCCCGATCGGTTCGCGCGTGGGCGGCATGGCCGACACGATCACCGACCCCGGCGTGCGTGCCGGACGCGAAGCCATGCGCAACGCCACGGGGGTGTTGTTCGACGGCGAAACGGTGGATGCGATGGTGGGCGCGATCTACCGGGCCATGTGCCTGTATCGCCGTCCCCAAATCTGGCAGGCCATGCGCCATCGCGCCATGACGGCGGACTTCAGCTGGGAACGTGCCGTTCCCGGCTACGACAGCCTGTATCGCTCGCTGATGCCGGGCGAGGTCCCGCAGCAGGCGGCTGCCCCCGCCCAGGCCGCGCGGCCATCCCTGCTCGATCAGATGACCGCCGCGGCGCGGCCGCTGGTCGGATCGCGAACCGGCAAGGAGCCGGCCTCCGGTGTGCTGACCGCGGGCGCGGCCTGA